In Macrobrachium rosenbergii isolate ZJJX-2024 chromosome 16, ASM4041242v1, whole genome shotgun sequence, a single genomic region encodes these proteins:
- the LOC136847197 gene encoding uncharacterized protein: MKRGAAGVCCYWAVAVILLLSAPFVELAIRDEAEAEDCALYEADSHAKTMNQVISTGVLQKGFQFAATLSLTSQDMEKSCHVNILGVDVAISCGNSKMKVYKWSPDLFKEHDITELWVHLGPLGEETAEEGEEDQDEGESAGSTDLVLIGRRGAQRGHILFPASGLHPPITVRWKPMQPMSYYYNCVTGCLFTKSVSTPPGAYSVFFRPGTNFSYLMVAYNSSVTYTEHKMVLNASDVTVDDHWRNLTVVWNKQDGGIGVLIDGRPIRGLESFISLGKGNGIVTEISGEGAHVRLCDPRFKDIADAKGTEQVPSFSPVFNTASFDDTEKRSATDISKNWLVILALACIALLFLAAIVLLVLLLRTKRQLLMEKETAARNNIAVDTLTSTRTATVKSTAQLYPDPHGGGRDTLGGNMEGPKGQLSPVPGGNSNHYAYIGSKT; this comes from the exons ACTGCGCATTGTATGAAGCAGACAGCCATGCAAAAACTATGAACCAAGTGATATCTACAGGGGTCCTACAGAAAGGATTCCAGTTCGCTGCAACATTGTCTTTGACATCACAGGATATGGAGAAGAGTTGTCACGTCAACATCCTGGGCGTCGACGTGGCCATAAGTTGTGGCAACAGCAAAATGAAAGTCTACAAATGGTCTCCGGATCTTTTCAAGGAACACGACATCACCGAACTCTGGGTACACTTAGGACCACTTGGAGAAGAGACCGctgaggaaggagaagaggaccaggacgagGGGGAAAGCGCGGGCTCAACAGACCTGGTGCTTATTGGGCGCCGAGGAGCCCAAAGAGGCCACATTTTGTTTCCTGCCAGTGGTCTTCACCCTCCTATAACCGTTAGATGGAAACCCATGCAACCTATGTCTTACTACTATAACTGCGTCACAG GATGTCTCTTCACCAAGAGCGTGTCGACGCCTCCAGGAGCCTATTCCGTTTTCTTCCGTCCGGGTACGAACTTCTCATACCTGATGGTCGCCTACAACTCCAGTGTCACCTACACCGAGCATAAGATGGTGCTGAATGCATCCGACGTAACCGTCGACGATCACTGGAGAAACCTGACTGTCGTCTGGAACAAACAAGATGGAGGAATTGGG GTCCTCATCGACGGTCGGCCAATCAGAGGTTTAGAAAGCTTCATCTCCCTGGGCAAAGGCAACGGGATCGTGACAGAGATCAGCGGAGAAGGCGCCCACGTAAGGCTTTGCGATCCGAGGTTTAAGGACATTGCCGATG CGAAAGGCACAGAACAGGTTCCCAGCTTCAGTCCCGTGTTCAACACGGCGTCCTTTGACGATACAGAAAAGCGGTCAG CCACTGACATCAGCAAGAACTGGCTGGTCATTCTCGCCCTGGCCTGCATCGCCCTCTTGTTCTTGGCTGCCATCGTCCTGCTGGTCCTTCTTCTGAGGACCAAAAGGCAGCTGCTGATGGAGAAAGAAACGGCGGCCAGGAACAACATCGCTGTTGACACCCTGACTTCCACACGTACGGCTACGGTTAAAAGCACCGCACAATTGTACCCCGATCCCCACGGCGGCGGGCGAGATACCCTGGGTGGTAATATGGAAGGACCTAAAGGCCAGTTGTCTCCTGTTCCGGGCGGGAATAGTAACCACTACGCATACATCGGATCAAAGACTTAA